The Paraburkholderia hospita DNA segment CTGCTCATCATTCCGCACGCGCTCGGCGATTTCCTCGAATACAACGACTGCCTGTTCTTTGCGGACCGGATGGTGAAGCAACTGCGCCTCGAAGGCACGCTGCAGATCGCCAGCTTTCACCCTCAGTATCAATTCGAAGGCCACGAGCCGGACGATATCGAAAACTACACGAACCGCGCGCCCTATCCGATTCTGCATTTGCTGCGGGAAGCGAGCATCGACCGCGCGGTCGACGCCTTTCCGGACGCCGCCGACATCTACGAGCGCAACATGGATACGTTGCGCCGTCTCGGCCCGGAAGGCTGGCACAAATGGATGAGCGAGCAGGCCAAAGACTGACCGGCTAACGCTCGGCGGGGCTCACGCCTCAACGTAGAACCGCTCGCGCAGTTCCGGAATGCCGAGCGTGTCCATCACTTCATTGAG contains these protein-coding regions:
- a CDS encoding DUF1415 domain-containing protein, with protein sequence MSSTSPLSHDAILDAARHWLTRAVIGLNLCPFAKAVHVKNQIRYAISEATGMEGVLTDLEAELRTLADADPAAIDTTLLIIPHALGDFLEYNDCLFFADRMVKQLRLEGTLQIASFHPQYQFEGHEPDDIENYTNRAPYPILHLLREASIDRAVDAFPDAADIYERNMDTLRRLGPEGWHKWMSEQAKD